CATCATCGTAGCCAACGAGTTACCAATACGAGCCCAAAGAAAGCTAGAGACTAGTACTAGCACAACAAGCAATTGTCACTGCAGCAAGACTTGGAGCTTCACTTTAGACGAGAACTCTCTCCTCCTCCAGTTAAAAGACGGGCTAGGAAACCAAGAAGCCATCGAAGTCATCTACGTAGGTTGCCTAAAAGAAGAGATCCACCCCAACGAGCAAGAAGAAGTCTACCAGCTCCTCCTAGAAAACTTCAAGTGCGTCCCAACGTTCTTACCTCTTGATCTCTACACCAGATACTACCACGGTTTCTGCAAGCAGCAGCTCTGGCCTCTCTTTCATTACATGTTACCCCTCTCTCCTGACCTCGGAGGCAGGTTTGACCGCTCTCTCTGGCAAGCCTACGTCTCCGTCAACAAGATCTTCGCTGATAGGATCATGGAGGTGATCAACCCTGAGGACGACTTCGTCTGGATACATGATTACCATCTCATGGTGCTGCCTACCTTCTTGAGGAAGAGGTTTAACCGCGTCAAGCTCGGTTTCTTCCTCCACAGTCCCTTTCCTTCTTCGGAGATTTACAAGACTCTCCCTATCAGAGAGGAGCTGCTTAGAGCGTTGCTTAACTCTGACTTGATAGGGTTCCACACTTTTGATTACGCGAGGCACTTCTTGTCTTGCTGTAGTAGAATGCTTGGTCTTACTTATGAGTCAAAGAGAGGGTACATTGGTCTTGAGTATTACGGTAGAACCGTGAGCATCAAGATACTACCTGTTGGTATCCACATGGGTCAGCTTCGGTCTGTTCTCAGCTTACCTGAGACTGAAAAGAAAGTTGAGGAGCTTATTGAGGAGTATAGTCAGAAGGGGAGGACGATGCTTCTCGGTGTTGATGACATGGACATCTTCAAAGGGATATCTCTAAAGCTCTTAGCTATGGAGCAGCTTCTTACGCAACATCCTGAGTGGCAAGGGAAGGTTGTGCTTGTGCAGATAGCTAATCCAGCGAGAGGGAAAGGGAAAGATGTGAAAGAGATGAAAGCCGAGACGTATTCGACTGTTAAGAGGATCAACAAGGCGTTTGGGAGACCTGGATATGATCCTATTGTGCTGATAGATGCGCCGTTGAGGTTCTACGAGAGGGTTGCTTATTATGTAGTGGCTGAGTGTTGTTTGGTGACAGCTGTTAGGGATGGGATGAATCTTATACCTTATGAGTATATAGTCTCACGTCAAGGGAATGAGAAGCTTGACAAGATTCTGAAGCTGGAGGATCATCATCACAAGAGCATGCTGGTGGTTTCTGAGTTCATCGGTTGCTCTCCGTCGTTAAGCGGAGCGATTCGTGTGAATCCGTGGAATGTTGATGCGGTGGCCGATGCGATGGACAGTGCACTTGAAGTGGCTGAGCCGGAGAAGCAGCTGAGGCATGAGAAGCATTACAAGTATGTGAGCACGCATGATGTTGGCTATTGGGCTCGTAGCTTTCTGCAAGATCTTGAGAGGAGTTGCGGTGAGCATGGGAGGAGGAGGTGCTGGGGGATTGGGTTTGGTCTTAGTTTCAGGGTTGTGGCGTTAGACCAGAGCTTCAGGAAGCTGTCGATGGAGCATATAGTGTCGGCTTATAAGAGGACAAAGACCAGAGCTATTCTTTTGGACTATGATGATACTTTGATGCCAGAGGGGTCTATTGATAAAAGACCTTCGACTAAGTCGATTGAGATATTGAACACGTTGTGTAGGGACAAGAGCAATCTTGTGTTCATTGTTAGCGCTAAAAGCCGGGAGACACTGTCTGACTGGTTTAGTCCTTGTGAGAAGCTTGGGATAGCTGCTGAACATGGCTACTCTCTGAGGTGAATCTTCTTGTTGTTTCcttgttaatattttataagtaagGCTCTAATCTTACTACTACACAGGCTGAAGAAGGCTGTAGAATGGGAGAACTGTGTGGCAGCAGCAGATTGTTCTTGGAAACAAATTGCAGAGCCTGTGATGGAGCTTTACACCGAGACAACAGATGGATCAACGATAGAAGACAAGGAGACGGCTCTGGTGTGGAGCTATGAGGATGCTGACCCTGATTTCGGCTCATGTCAAGCTAAAGAGCTTCTAGACCATCTTGAAAGTGTCCTTGCCAATGAACCTGTAACAGTCAAGAGAGGACAGAACTATGTTGAGGTCAAGCCCCAGGTTTGTGTCCTGACAAAAACATGAGCATTTGTTTCCCACTTTGTAGTGTCatatattcttgtttttttttttttgtaattgcaGGGGGTGAGCAAAGGACTTATAGCGAGAAGGATGCTTTCGATGATGCAAGAAAAAGGAACACCTCCTGAGTTTGTTCTGTGTATTGGAGATGATCGGTCTGATGAAGACATGTTTGAAGTGATATGCAGTTCCACTGAAGGCCCTTGGATTGCCCCTAGAGCTGAAGTCTTCGCCTGTACCGTTGGTCAGAAGCCTAGCAAGGCTAAGTATTACCTGGATGACATTACTGAGATTGTCAGGTTAATGCATGGTTTGGCTTCTGTTTCAGAACAGACCATgtctgtttaaaaaaaaacagagagaagtaTCAGAGAGATCTTTTGTTTGTATATTACCACGGAAACCTTGTGACGAAAAATATATGTAGTTTTTGAGTTTATGAGTAAGTGTTCATGCACTAAGATGACTAGAAACCTTCAATGGCTATCTCCTTGTTAACGTTTGACATTGGACTAAGAAACGAAACTAGTTTCTTCTTTGCTTTAGCAACTTCATCTTGGGATTGAAGATAGGCAGCTGAAACACAGCTAAAAAGCACAGGAGAGGGACTAGAGTATTGGTCCGGGGTGGTCAGGACTGGATACTAAATGTGTTACATGAACTCTGCTTGACTAGCCGCCATGACTCAGATCTGTTAACCAAGCTCTGCTATTTATCACAAACAGTATCTTGGTATAACAACTAGGAAATAAAAGGTAAGCAAGCTTGATGAACAACAAAATCAAAAGTAGAAATAATCACACAAAACCTCAAAAGTAGATTGAAAAAGAAACCGAACAAGTGAAGGTACACAAGTTCCAAATACAGCTCTAATAAACCTATACAGCCCAGGCAAACTACTTCTGCAAGGATAGAAAAATGTTATACCAAAATGTGAAACATCTCTCCTCCCTCATCGCTAAGTAGTGCAAAGCTGGTCTAAGTCAGAAAGCatactcatctctctctttggTGGTTGGTACCATAGATAGCATTCTCATGAGTTCTATGGTAATACAATAAATCACAAGAGGATGTAAAGAGAGCAAGTGAAATAAGAAGATATAAggttaaaaaaaagagagcttCAAAAGCACACCAGCCTATAACGggttttacttttttcttaaacTGATACGCCCACGAGAACCAATCACTTCTCTCATCTCACTGTGTGCTCCTAGTTAACCCACTTCGTCCAGCAGCTCTGCAGAAGAAGACCAAGTTTTAGTGTGATTTTTCAATATTAATGATAATAGTTCTTGTAGAAATAACTGATTGTAGTAATGGATAAAGTGATATTTTAGCATTGCTATATACCTTCCAGCAAGTATCTGGGCAGTGTTGGATGAGTTCTTGGTGTTTGAAGATCTTTTAGCTCTGTTATCCTGATCTTTATCCACACGCATAGCAGCAACCTCTTTCTCCATTGCAGCTACTTCCCTTCTCATCTTCTTTGCTTCAACCTCCATTGCTTTTGTTAATGTTTCAACTTTTTTTGCTAACAtctatcaaaaaaataatatataaaagttcCATTCACAAGTTGAGCATAATTTTATCTCGCATGTTAAGAAATTTACCTCTATGGCATCATCCTTGTCTTTGAGGCTTTGATCCTTTTCATGTGAAGATTTTCTCAAGGCAACTACTTCCTTCTGAAGTAAATCATACAAAACCCCTGGGACATTGTCTTCAGTTGTTGGTGGAGGGAGTTCACTCGGTGGCTTCTCCTCTGAATCTTCTTTCCAGGCACTAGGTGACTCTGATTCTTTCGCTTCCTCACAAGCCTTGTTGAATGAATACTTCCCAGGTCCGTTTAGAAGTGCTTTGCCTCTGTCCAATGATCTTGTACCTCCATCAAATGACCTAGATGTTCCTTTAGCGTTCTTCAGTACCGAAGTGGAGTTAGAAGTAAAGGCATTCCTCATCTGAGAAGATGGAGATTTCTTTGGCAAAAAGCCATTTGATCCACCGAGTGACTGCCTGCGAGAAGGTCCATTACTCATGCTTCTTCCCTCAGGTGTGTTCCTTACGCTGCTGCTTGAGGTGCCTCTCAGCGTCTCTTCAAGCACTTTAAGCCGTAGTTGAAACCTTTCCTGGAAGTTGTAAAAACATATAGTTTTAGTTAAGCAAGATCATATGTTATAACATGACTAACGGATGAATTAAATGAATACTTTTAGTTGTGCTTCAGATTTCGCAGCTCGGTCTGATATAGCAAGCTTGTCACGTAGCTGCTGCATTTCTCCCTGCAACAAGTGTTAAGAAGAGTTGAGGAAATAAGGCTTGTGTATTTTGTCACAGCAAAGAATCCACATTCAAAggaaatcaaatcaaaagtgAACCTGTAGAAACTTTCTTTCTTCAAGCCATTGCTTCACAGGCATCACTTTATCATTACCATCCTTCCATTCATTTGCGACCACCGTCGCAACTCGGTTTGCTGTAACCTTTGCCCGTGCAAGTTCCCGGTCAAGAGTTTTTCGTTCTTCCTGCAAAAGCAAAGCAAGagagttggaaaaaaaaaactctaattCACTTTCAGTCATCTTATGAAAGTGTACAAAATTACATTCATCTCTTGGAACTTCCGCTGGTAATCCCTGACGGCATTAGCAGCAGCGCCACCAGCAAGAACGGCCTCTTCCAGCTCTCGTACAGTCTGAGTAAGCTTTTCCACTTCAGCAACCTTTTGCCTGTGCATTTTGTCTAggattttgttttcttcctaAAGCATACAAAGGGATAAGGAACGTGACTGGTTGAAGGAATCCAAAGCCTGAGTAACTAGATACAAAAGAGATGGACGATGAGTAGATCACCTGACAGATCTCTATTTGTT
The sequence above is drawn from the Raphanus sativus cultivar WK10039 chromosome 7, ASM80110v3, whole genome shotgun sequence genome and encodes:
- the LOC108817181 gene encoding microtubule-associated protein 70-1, giving the protein MSDASADGGYSASAAETPYPSLTVSASSYKESSGGGKSSSRRRPVRPSFDADNEFITLLHGSDPVKLELNRLENEVRDKDRELGEAHAEIRALRLSERQREKAVEELTDELTKLEEKLKLTESLLQGRNLEIRKINEEKRASMAAQFAAEATLRRVHAAQKDDDMPPIEAILAPLEAELKLARSEIGKLQEDNRALDRLTKSKEAALLDAERTVQTAMAKAALVDDLQNKNQELMKQIEICQEENKILDKMHRQKVAEVEKLTQTVRELEEAVLAGGAAANAVRDYQRKFQEMNEERKTLDRELARAKVTANRVATVVANEWKDGNDKVMPVKQWLEERKFLQGEMQQLRDKLAISDRAAKSEAQLKERFQLRLKVLEETLRGTSSSSVRNTPEGRSMSNGPSRRQSLGGSNGFLPKKSPSSQMRNAFTSNSTSVLKNAKGTSRSFDGGTRSLDRGKALLNGPGKYSFNKACEEAKESESPSAWKEDSEEKPPSELPPPTTEDNVPGVLYDLLQKEVVALRKSSHEKDQSLKDKDDAIEMLAKKVETLTKAMEVEAKKMRREVAAMEKEVAAMRVDKDQDNRAKRSSNTKNSSNTAQILAGRAAGRSGLTRSTQ
- the LOC108817180 gene encoding alpha,alpha-trehalose-phosphate synthase [UDP-forming] 6, coding for MVSRSYSNLLELASGDSPTFGRMNRQIPRIMAVAGIMSNIDNDSKQNPPSDLSPKDRIIIVANELPIRAQRKLETSTSTTSNCHCSKTWSFTLDENSLLLQLKDGLGNQEAIEVIYVGCLKEEIHPNEQEEVYQLLLENFKCVPTFLPLDLYTRYYHGFCKQQLWPLFHYMLPLSPDLGGRFDRSLWQAYVSVNKIFADRIMEVINPEDDFVWIHDYHLMVLPTFLRKRFNRVKLGFFLHSPFPSSEIYKTLPIREELLRALLNSDLIGFHTFDYARHFLSCCSRMLGLTYESKRGYIGLEYYGRTVSIKILPVGIHMGQLRSVLSLPETEKKVEELIEEYSQKGRTMLLGVDDMDIFKGISLKLLAMEQLLTQHPEWQGKVVLVQIANPARGKGKDVKEMKAETYSTVKRINKAFGRPGYDPIVLIDAPLRFYERVAYYVVAECCLVTAVRDGMNLIPYEYIVSRQGNEKLDKILKLEDHHHKSMLVVSEFIGCSPSLSGAIRVNPWNVDAVADAMDSALEVAEPEKQLRHEKHYKYVSTHDVGYWARSFLQDLERSCGEHGRRRCWGIGFGLSFRVVALDQSFRKLSMEHIVSAYKRTKTRAILLDYDDTLMPEGSIDKRPSTKSIEILNTLCRDKSNLVFIVSAKSRETLSDWFSPCEKLGIAAEHGYSLRLKKAVEWENCVAAADCSWKQIAEPVMELYTETTDGSTIEDKETALVWSYEDADPDFGSCQAKELLDHLESVLANEPVTVKRGQNYVEVKPQGVSKGLIARRMLSMMQEKGTPPEFVLCIGDDRSDEDMFEVICSSTEGPWIAPRAEVFACTVGQKPSKAKYYLDDITEIVRLMHGLASVSEQTMSV